A stretch of DNA from Paenibacillus albus:
CGGAATGACTACATTGCCCGCCTCGGTTGCATTCATCGTCGTTCGGAGCGAATTGCTCTGCTCTTGATACGCCATGATGATGAAGAAGACCGACACGATGATCGAGAATAACACTAGAAACAGAATGATGAGCCACGTGTAGGTGACGGTAAGCTTCCTCTGCGTATATAGGAATAAGTCGCGCTTCTTGCCTTTCTTAAGCGTCCATTTCAAACCGGTAGCCTACCCCCCTGATGCTGTGAATGACCGGTTCTCCCTCGGAGTCATCCAGCTTGTCCCGGAGCATCTTCACGGTTACATCGACATTCTTATAGGAGACATCACTGCCAACCCCCCAGATGCGATCGAGAATCGCCTCTCTCGTCAGCACATTGCCGCTGTTCTGTAGGAAGAAGTCGAGCAGCTGATATTCCCTTGGGCTGAGCTGAATCTCCGCTCTGTCCCTAAATAGCTGATGGGAAGAGCGATTGAGCTTGAACCGCCGCCCGAACGAAACAATATCCGACTGCCTTGGGGCAAAATTACGCCGCGCCAGCACCCGAAGACGAGCGAGCAGCTCATCCATCTCGAAAGGCTTCGTCAAATAATCATCGGCTCCTGCATCGAGACCGAAGATTTTGTCCTGCAGCGAATCCTTGGCGGTCAAGAGCACGATGGCTTGTCCATAGTTGTCGCCTCGCAGACGCTTGCAGACGTCCACCCCATCCATGAGCGGCATCATCCAATCCAGAATGAGCACGTCGTAAGCCGATCCACGAGCATAATCAAGCGCGTCTTCACCGTTCTCCACCCAATCAACGTAATAGCCGCCCTTCTTCTCCAGCATATATTTAACAAGCTTGCCCAGCTTCTTATCATCTTCCGCCAGCAAAATGTTCACGTGAACGCTCCCCCGCCGATACATTTCGAAATAATAGGTTAGTATACCAAACAAACGGTAAAAGTACGGTAAAAAAAATAACCTCTATCCGCCGGTTTGGCAGACAGAGGTTCGTTCGTTTGTTTCAATGGCGGGAAAACCTTATGATTCCAAGGCCGCTTGCTTCGTGCGGCGGCGGTTCGTAGTCAGCACAGCTTGCAGCGCAAGCAAGATGACGAACAGCGCCATGCAGCCTGCGGAGTATCGGTACATGATCGAATAATTCGATGCGGCGGATATCGCGCCGAGCAGAAGCGCGCCGATCGCAACGCCGAAGTCCGTCGAGTTGTAGAACATGCTGTTCACTATGCCGTATTGCTCCGGCGAGGAGGAGCGCAGCATCCAGGCTTGAATCGTCGGCTGAATGGCGCCGAAGCCGAGGCCGTACAGCAGCGCCGATAAGATGAGCATCGGCATCGCATGGGTACCGGACAGCAGGAGCATGCTCGCTGTCACGCATAGGCCGGCCGGAATGAGCACCGCCATGTGGCCCTTGCGATCGAAGATACGGCCAGAGAATGGACGGATCAGAATGATCGTAACGGCATTGAACAAGAAGAACAGGCCGATTTGTTCAATGTGCACATAATCGCCGAACAAGGCGAGAAAGCTAAGCAGACCGCTATAAGTAATGGACAGCAGCGTGTTCAGCAGCACCGGGAAGATGAGCTTGCGGTTGAAGCCGGATTTGGCCGGGGCCGCTGTGTTTCGCGCTGCAGGTGGTTGCTTCTGCTGCTGGGCCGAGGTTGGTGCAGCTGGCGATGCGTGGCTGTGCTTCGAGCGAGACAGCCACAGCACCGGGAAGATCAGCACCGATGCGATCAGTCCGAGCATCGTGAGCTCCATGAAGCCCGAATGTTTCATGACGTTCAGCCCGATAGACGGGCCGATGGACATCGCGAGGCTCGTCGATAAGCCGAAATAGCCGATTCCCTCGCCCATCCGGCGAATCGGGATGATGCGGGAGACGAGCGTCGGCAATATCGTGCTCGCCATGCCGAAGCCGATGCCGTAGGCAATCCGCAGCACGAGCAGCGCGCCGAACGAGCTGGCTGCTGTGTATAGGCCAGTTGCTGCCGCTGCGATGAGCAGCCCGATAAGCAGCAGCGCCATGCGGGATACGCGCCGCATAAGCGCAGCCGTCGCGAAGCGCGAGGCAATAGCGGCTAGCGCGAATACAGAGGTAACGAGACTGACCTGCACGTTGCCTGTATCGAACTCCCCCTTCACATAGGCCGGGAAGGAGGACAGCAGCATCTGCAAGCCAAGGAATAGTAGAAAGAAGCTTGCCGTGAGGGCGATAAACGGCCTTGTCCACAGAGCTGCCGGTTGTGTTTGCCCTTGTTGTTGCTCTGGATTCATCATTCACCCCTCCAATGGTTGTTATTCATGGCTTTGACTTTGTCCGCACGCGCTGCCGCTGAAGTTAGCCGTCATATGATTCTGCACGCGCATGAGCAGTCCAAGCAGCGTTTCGTATTCTTGATCCGATAAGCAGCTTCTCACATCGGCAGTCACTGTCTCTTCAATCGGCGTCGTCTCGCGAATGAGCGCTTTGCCCGCTTCCGTGCTGTACACGAGAAACGCCCTGCGATCGTGTTCGCCCGGCTTCTTATAGATAAGGCCCTTCTTCTCCAGATGGTCGAGAATTCGCGTCATTGAAGGCTTATCCTTGCTCGTACGCTCCGCGATCTCTTTCTGGATAAGACCTTGTGCCCGATCAATCTGATTGAGCGCCGACCATTGCTCCGGCGTAATGCCATATGGCGCAAGACGCTGCTGGAACAGCCCCGCTACTTTGCGATAGGTCGTGCCAAGCACGAAACCGACCGGGAATTGATTGATCCTGCTTTCGTTATCCGCTGTACTCATATCGAAAACCTCTAATCATTATATAGTTGTTTAGACAACTATATGACAGACAACTAATTCTGTCAATGTGCTGAACATACCAAAAACCCTGTTCTCCACCGTGGGAGAACAGGGTTTAGCTTTCATTTAAGCCGTTTCAGTATGAGATACTTCTACCGTTCTCACTTTCACCTTGCGGAAGCTGGAAGCCAGCTTTACAACCAGACTAACAGCCGCGATGCACCATAGCACCGTTATATTCGATGATGGCGAAACTGAGACATCGGTGAAATACATCGAATGGCGCAGCTCTCCCGCTACGAAACGGAATGGCGTCCATTCGTATAACCAGTCATGCGTCGCACTCGGAAGGAACTCTGGTGCGATATTGATGACAGGCAGCGAGAAGAACATGAGCAGAACGAGGACTGGCATCGCTGGCAGACCAAGCCAGCTAAGGAGCGCAGATTGAAGCAGGAAGAATGCTGCGCCTCCAAGCATGAGCGTGAGCCACGTTCCGGATGCGTCCGCGAGCGACATTCCATACCATGCTTTGGCCATCCACACGAGAAAGCCCGACGTCAGGATAACGAATACAAGGCCAGTAGCCGCTTGGGTCAGCAGCACGCCGAAGCGGCGTCCGCCGAATGCCAGCGCCTTCTGCGAAGCAAGCATAAGGAAGATGCTGACCACAAGACTGCCAATCCACATAATTTGTGTCAGCATACCAGGTGCGTTGCCGCTCGCATTGTTGGTGCCGATCGGATGAACGGTATTCTCCTGTACCTGGAAGGGAGCAAGGAGCGCCTTTGCCATTCCCACCGGGATGACGTTAACGTCTGAATTCTGACTCACCATGCCGAGTACCTGCTGCGACATTTCGCCGCTGATTCCTCGCGCGATTTGGCCGAGTATCTGCTTCACAGCGGAGGATGCTTGCACGTTCATGCCTTCATTGGCAATAATGCGCACCGTTGCCGGCTTCGGATTGTCGGACATGAGCGAAGCAATGCCTGCACTCAGATCCGCTGGGAGCACGAATGCCCCATAGTACTCTTCCTGGTCGAGCCCTTGCTTAGCCTCCGCTTCTGTGGAGACAAGATGCCAAGCAATCGGCAGCTCCTTATTCGCCAGCAGCTTCTCTTGCACCATTGCGCCTATATCCAATGACTTCCCATTAGGCAGCGAAACCGCCTTATCCTCTATGACGAGAGCAACCGGCAAATCCTTCGGCTTCGCTCCTAGTACCGATCCCATCATTGCGACTCCGAACACGGCTAATACGATGAAGACGGCGATTAAGCCAATCCATAATGCTTTTTGCTTGAATAGTGCCATATGTCAGTTCCCCTCTTACTTCACATTAGTGGACAACGTGTTGATTATCGTTCACTCCGTTTATTATAATGAGTTCAAAGGGGAATACAATCGTCAATGTACGGCTGAACTGTCAACTAATCAGCATCTGCATCACGGGATGTTCATTATTGTGAAAATAATAGGGGTAAATGGAGGCTGTTTGAGCGCATGACCGACAAATTCGACCGCCGACAGGCGAAGACCAAGCAGGCGCTTCGCAAGGCGCTTATGGATCTCATTGAAGAGAACGGCATGGAGGGGCTGACCGTTACGAACATATCCGCGCGGGCGGATGTCAACCGGGGCACCTTTTACCTGCATTATCGAGATGTCCAGGATATGATGAGCCAACTCAAGACCGAAATTCTCGAAGCGGTTAATCTGCTCATGCAGCAGGTTGATATCTATGAGCTGCGGAAGTATGCCGCAAGGGAAGAACCCTATCCGGGGATGGTGCACATGATTGAGGAACTGGAACGCCACGGCGATTTTCTGAAGATCATTCTCGGTCCGAAAGGCGATCCTGCCTTCCCAATCACCTTGAAGGCCCTGATTACCAAGCATATTTGGGGCAAAATGTTAAGTCACCAAGCGATGAAGGAGCTTCTGGTGCCCGCGGAATATTTGCTCGCTTATACGACATCGGCGAATTTCAGCATTCTAACGCACTGGATCGAGTCCGGTATGAAACAAACGCCCACGGAAGTGGCCCACATCTTGATGCGGATCATCTACCATGGGCCGATGCATGCGCTTAACCTTGATTAGTTTGTATCGCGTACTAGGCTAGCGGCTCGTGTGCTATACTGAGGAAACTATATCTACTTTCGTTCGGAGTGAACCTGTATGAATCAGCATCCTTCTCATCCACAGCATGACCTATCCATTGTCGACGGTCTGGCGCAGCTCTCCCACCTCGTCCAGGGCATCCTTGGCCGGGTAGGCGCTCAGCATGACCTGTCGATCATCCAAATCCGGCTGCTCGCCATTCTGCGCGACCGGGAGCCTAGCATGCAGCAGCTCGCTCAGCATCTGAACCTCGACAAATCAAGCATCACCGGCCTGATCGACCGCGCAGCTAAGCGCGGACTTGTCGAGCGTATTCCTTCGCCGACCGACAAGCGCGGCTTCCTCGTCCGGGTTACGGACGCTGGGCGGCAGCTCATTGACGTGGGCGGCAGCGAAATTATAAGCCAGCTGAACGCCGCAGTCGCTGCTGCTGGACTCTCCGAAGCTGAGCAGGTGCAATTCGCTGCGCTTGCTACCCGAATTATCGGGGCAAACAACACTATATAGTTATGTTGAAACCGAATTAGAGTCGCCTTGCATGAGATGCAGAGGGCGGCTCTTCTCTTTTCTAGGCTAATACACCAATCCATGACCGCGCACATAAACTGCCTATAGCTATGATTAAATAAGAAACTGGAATGAGGCGAAAGCAGAGAATGTCCGCATATATGGATTACACGTCACCTTCTGTGCAGTATACGTTTGACGTGAATAAGAGCCCTTTATTCAAGAAGGATGCCAATAACTATATTAACGTGCTCGGCGTTCAGCAGCTGAACTCGCTTGAGAATTCGTCGCTCCTCGACATCTTTCTCAGCGTGGGCAATGTAGTCGAACCGCATTATCATCAGAACGCTGCCGAACTGGTCTATTGTATTTCCGGTGCTGCAACGGTTTCCATTCTGAACCCGTTCACGAAGCAGCTGCTTAACTTCCCCATCACTCCCGGGCAAGTCGCGAACATTCCGCAGGGCTGGTGGCACTATGAGATTGCGACCGCGGACCAAACGCATCTGCTGGCCATCTTCGACGCACCTCAGCCAGAGGTGATTCTCGGCTCCGACATTCTGAAATTCACGCCTGCCCATGTCATGTCGCATACCTACTGCATCAACGAAGAGACATGGAAGAAGGCGGTCGCGCCGGTGAAGCCGTCCACCTATATCGGACCTTACACCGACTGCAACAGTCCTAAAGTTAATCTTGCCGGACAGCAAGATATGCACCATCCTTATCCGCAGCAGCAACAACAGCAGGCTGTGCCTTATCATCATCAATATCAGCAGTATCAGCAAAATCCGTATTATCCGCAGCAAAGAAACTATTGGGGTCATTATTAGGTTATTGCGCTATTGCGCCAATGGGCACGACAAAGGGCCATCCTCCTCGGATGGCCCTTTTTACTCGCATTTCATACATCAGCTCGGATGAGCCGCCCGCCAGGCGTCCAGCTGCTTCTGCACTTCTACCCGAACCTCGTTAATTCCCGCCTGGTCCAGCTCTTCATTGAACTTCGGAAGCTCCGTACCGACATCCACGCTGCCCGTCATCAAGCTCGGAAAATATTTCTCCCATACCAGCTTTATGTTCTGCATCTTCCCAGACAGCATGGACAAGTCCGGCGTAAAGCCCAGGGTGCTCGAACGGACAGCTTCCTTATTGCTCGAACGGAATTGATCCCACTTGTCGAGCGGATCGGGGAACTCGCCGCCCATCGTCTTCAGAATGAACCAGTTCCCTTGCGTGTATTGCACGCTGCCGTACGTCGGCGATGCTCCCGGAATCGGATTGCCTTCCTTGTCCTCCGGCAGCTTCGGCACGACTTGCCCCTTGCTGTCCAGCGTATAGTGCACCCCTTCAATACCGAAGTTGAACAGGTTGCGCACCTCCGGATCAATATTGAGCAGATTGAGAAACTTGACGCTCTCGACCGGATGCTTCGTATCCGCGCTGATCGCCATGACCCCGCCGCGAAGCGACTCGGTTGTAATGAGCGCCGGGGTAACCGGGTTCGCCACCAGCTTATAGCCTCTGTCCTTGCTCCAGCTGTTCTCCGAGAGCGGACCGCCGCCTGCCGCTTTCCAGAAGACAAGCTCGCCCCGCTTCAGCCCTTGATTATCGCGCAGCGCAGCATCCTCGTTGATGTAGCCTTGCACGTAGTAGCGCCGAAGAGTGTCCAGCACGCTGCGGGCTTCTGCCGTTTCGAATATATTGACGACTCGAGACTTCGGATCGAGCGGGCGAATCATCAGCGGAAGATATTTATCCGACACATACTGATAGCCGTCTATCGCGAAGAAGTTCTGGGAGTCTTTGTCGAGCTCCATCGGCTGGTAAGCGGGCTCCTTTTCCTTGATCATCTGGAGCAGCGGCTCAAGCGATGCGAGCGTCTTATACTTCGAGATATCAATGTTGTACTTCTTCACCAGTTCATCCGGGTACATCCACTGATCGCGTACGGCCAGCTCCTTATTGGTTGGCACGCCATAGATACCGCCGTCATCCAGCTGCACGCCATTCCAGAAGATCGGATCGATCGCGTCATACATGCTCTTGCCGATATTGGAGAAGTAACCGTTCAGCTTCAGCCATGCCCCTCGATGCGCGAAATTAGCGTAATCCGGTGCAAATGCGATGTCAAAAGGCGTGCCCGACGATACCAGCGTATTCAGCCGGTCCTCGTAATCCTGCCAGCCTACTTTGATATACGTAATGGTGACGCCGATCTTCCTCGCCAGCACTTCGTTAATCCTGTCATTGACCAGCTTCAAATCTTTGTCAGGATCGCCGATTGTGTAGTAAATCAGGTTCACCGTATTACCGGTTGTCGCAGCCTCCTCACCGCCGCCTGCCGAGGAGAAGCAGCCCGCTAGCGGCAGTACCAGCATTGCAGCAAGCATGAGGCAGGTCGCGGAACGTCTCATTTTCTGCCAATTCGTAAGTCGCATTGCGGGCTATTCCTTTCTCCGCAAGTCCGAGGGAGATTTGTCGAAGTACGTATGGAAATGAGAGTAGAAGTAGTTCAAATTCGGGTAGCCGACGGAAAGCGCGATGCTGACGATCTTCTCATCGGTCGACTGGATCCGTTCCTTCGCGCGCAGCATCCGGTACGCCATCAGATACTCCGAGAACTTGATCTGCGCTTCCTTCAGAAACAGCTGCCCCAGATAAGTGCCGTTCATGCGGAACCGCTCTGCAACCGATTTCAAATTAATGTTCTGCGCGTACTCCGCTTTGACCATCAGAAGAATGCGATTCGTCAGCTTGGACAGACTGTCATAACGCACGCCAAGCACGGGATCCTTATCCACGTCATCCAGCTCTGCGCCTTCAATCGTTCCATGCAAATCCTCGACGATGATTTTCTCCACGATATGCTGCAGCTTCGAGCGCTCTACAGGCTTGAGGAGATAATCCTTGGCACCGCAGCGAAGCGCCTCCAGCGCATACTGAAATTCGCCATAGCCGCTCATAATAATATAATTCGATTGCAAGCGAAGCTCATTGAGCTTCTTAATCGCGTCATAACCGCGATGCTTGCCGATACATACGTCGAAGATGGCGAGATCCGGCATAAACTCAACTGCCTTGGATATCGCCCCATCGTACGTTTCGCTCGTCTCTATACTGTCAAAGCCATATTTTCCCCAGTCGAGTGTTCGCTTCATGCCCTCCAAAATTTGCGGCTCATCATCTACAATTAGCAGCTTATACATCCCAAGCAGCCTCCTTTGGCAGGATTACGGTAATTTTGATGCCAGCTTCTTCGTTGTTGTCGATATGCATGCTGAAGCCTTCTCCATAGAAGAAGTGAAGGCGGGTATATACGTTTCGCAGCCCTATGCTGCCTGTTGAGGCGTCGTCGCCCCTAGCGAGACTATTCCTGATCTCAGCCAAACGCTCTTCGGTAATCCAGTTGCCGTTGTCCACGATCTCAAGCACGAAACGGTCTTCTTCCTCCTTGCCGTTCACGACAAGCAGATTGAACTCATTCTCTGGATTAAAGCCATGCACGAAGAAATTCTCCGCCAGCGGCTGCATCCAGAACTTCACCGTAGACAGCTCAAGCAGAGCGTCATCAACGTTGTACTGATAATAGAAACGGTCCGGATATTTGAATTCCATGATTTTTAAATACTTATGGAGCAAGTCGAGCTCGCAGCCAAGCGTAATAATATTCTCGTATTTTACAATATCGCGGTACAATGCGCCTAATGTGGCAATCGCATCGGACGTACCTTCATCACGGCTGCTCAGCGCAAACGACCGAATAACTTCAAGCGTATTATACAAAAAATGCGGATTGATCTGGTGCTGAAGTGCCTTCATCTCCGTCTCCTGCTGCTTCAGCTTCAGCAGATAGTTCGTACGGATATGCTTGTCGAGCTGATGAATCATATCGTCCAGCTCTCTGGCGATCATGCCATATTCGTTCCTCCGGTAGCGAGCCGGATTAATCGGCGCGAAATCCGCGGTCTTGGCGCGGCCGATGGAGTTAATGATCCTTCGCAGGAAATTCGCATCCTCGCGCAGATTGTATACGATGAGCAGCAGAACGCTAATCATCGCAGCCAGCACAATGAGGAATACGATGAGCAGCACGTTTGCTTTCTGACGGACGAGCGCTTCCATATCTATAATACTAACGAACTTGTAATCGAATTGGGTCGATTGAAAAGTGACAAAATAAGCACGATCCAGAAGTCCGGTCCGTAGAAAGCCGTGATCACGTTCATCCAGCGCCGCTTGCTTAATCAGCTCCCCCGCCTTGGCATCGCTGCCGGCAATGACATACACCTCGCCGGATGTGCTGACGGCACCGGCATCGCTTAGCCGGTAATTCTGCAGCGTCTGGAAGATGCGGTCACTGCTGACAAGGAATCGGAACTCGCCCAGCTGACGAGAAATTTGGTTTGGATCAAGCAGCTTCTTGCGATAGATGAAGCCTTCCTGAAT
This window harbors:
- a CDS encoding response regulator transcription factor, translating into MNILLAEDDKKLGKLVKYMLEKKGGYYVDWVENGEDALDYARGSAYDVLILDWMMPLMDGVDVCKRLRGDNYGQAIVLLTAKDSLQDKIFGLDAGADDYLTKPFEMDELLARLRVLARRNFAPRQSDIVSFGRRFKLNRSSHQLFRDRAEIQLSPREYQLLDFFLQNSGNVLTREAILDRIWGVGSDVSYKNVDVTVKMLRDKLDDSEGEPVIHSIRGVGYRFEMDA
- a CDS encoding MarR family winged helix-turn-helix transcriptional regulator — translated: MNQHPSHPQHDLSIVDGLAQLSHLVQGILGRVGAQHDLSIIQIRLLAILRDREPSMQQLAQHLNLDKSSITGLIDRAAKRGLVERIPSPTDKRGFLVRVTDAGRQLIDVGGSEIISQLNAAVAAAGLSEAEQVQFAALATRIIGANNTI
- a CDS encoding sensor histidine kinase, which codes for MRSFLQIKIYRGKFIAYSVFVVCIGLALGAITCAVLLDQWIQNSRNEASGAFTRVENTLQNDADRIEAFMQRVYSNSGLIADVRYFLGNSAEGYLTSRLQDSHYNRPLVSFPEDIKSFLSNGGHGDITQVSLHTSLKGNVVRFDTNGNTKFLFNLLNSSTLFQENIQEGFIYRKKLLDPNQISRQLGEFRFLVSSDRIFQTLQNYRLSDAGAVSTSGEVYVIAGSDAKAGELIKQAALDERDHGFLRTGLLDRAYFVTFQSTQFDYKFVSIIDMEALVRQKANVLLIVFLIVLAAMISVLLLIVYNLREDANFLRRIINSIGRAKTADFAPINPARYRRNEYGMIARELDDMIHQLDKHIRTNYLLKLKQQETEMKALQHQINPHFLYNTLEVIRSFALSSRDEGTSDAIATLGALYRDIVKYENIITLGCELDLLHKYLKIMEFKYPDRFYYQYNVDDALLELSTVKFWMQPLAENFFVHGFNPENEFNLLVVNGKEEEDRFVLEIVDNGNWITEERLAEIRNSLARGDDASTGSIGLRNVYTRLHFFYGEGFSMHIDNNEEAGIKITVILPKEAAWDV
- a CDS encoding MFS transporter; the protein is MMNPEQQQGQTQPAALWTRPFIALTASFFLLFLGLQMLLSSFPAYVKGEFDTGNVQVSLVTSVFALAAIASRFATAALMRRVSRMALLLIGLLIAAAATGLYTAASSFGALLVLRIAYGIGFGMASTILPTLVSRIIPIRRMGEGIGYFGLSTSLAMSIGPSIGLNVMKHSGFMELTMLGLIASVLIFPVLWLSRSKHSHASPAAPTSAQQQKQPPAARNTAAPAKSGFNRKLIFPVLLNTLLSITYSGLLSFLALFGDYVHIEQIGLFFLFNAVTIILIRPFSGRIFDRKGHMAVLIPAGLCVTASMLLLSGTHAMPMLILSALLYGLGFGAIQPTIQAWMLRSSSPEQYGIVNSMFYNSTDFGVAIGALLLGAISAASNYSIMYRYSAGCMALFVILLALQAVLTTNRRRTKQAALES
- a CDS encoding cupin domain-containing protein: MSAYMDYTSPSVQYTFDVNKSPLFKKDANNYINVLGVQQLNSLENSSLLDIFLSVGNVVEPHYHQNAAELVYCISGAATVSILNPFTKQLLNFPITPGQVANIPQGWWHYEIATADQTHLLAIFDAPQPEVILGSDILKFTPAHVMSHTYCINEETWKKAVAPVKPSTYIGPYTDCNSPKVNLAGQQDMHHPYPQQQQQQAVPYHHQYQQYQQNPYYPQQRNYWGHY
- a CDS encoding response regulator transcription factor, which produces MYKLLIVDDEPQILEGMKRTLDWGKYGFDSIETSETYDGAISKAVEFMPDLAIFDVCIGKHRGYDAIKKLNELRLQSNYIIMSGYGEFQYALEALRCGAKDYLLKPVERSKLQHIVEKIIVEDLHGTIEGAELDDVDKDPVLGVRYDSLSKLTNRILLMVKAEYAQNINLKSVAERFRMNGTYLGQLFLKEAQIKFSEYLMAYRMLRAKERIQSTDEKIVSIALSVGYPNLNYFYSHFHTYFDKSPSDLRRKE
- a CDS encoding MarR family winged helix-turn-helix transcriptional regulator: MSTADNESRINQFPVGFVLGTTYRKVAGLFQQRLAPYGITPEQWSALNQIDRAQGLIQKEIAERTSKDKPSMTRILDHLEKKGLIYKKPGEHDRRAFLVYSTEAGKALIRETTPIEETVTADVRSCLSDQEYETLLGLLMRVQNHMTANFSGSACGQSQSHE
- a CDS encoding ABC transporter substrate-binding protein; this encodes MRLTNWQKMRRSATCLMLAAMLVLPLAGCFSSAGGGEEAATTGNTVNLIYYTIGDPDKDLKLVNDRINEVLARKIGVTITYIKVGWQDYEDRLNTLVSSGTPFDIAFAPDYANFAHRGAWLKLNGYFSNIGKSMYDAIDPIFWNGVQLDDGGIYGVPTNKELAVRDQWMYPDELVKKYNIDISKYKTLASLEPLLQMIKEKEPAYQPMELDKDSQNFFAIDGYQYVSDKYLPLMIRPLDPKSRVVNIFETAEARSVLDTLRRYYVQGYINEDAALRDNQGLKRGELVFWKAAGGGPLSENSWSKDRGYKLVANPVTPALITTESLRGGVMAISADTKHPVESVKFLNLLNIDPEVRNLFNFGIEGVHYTLDSKGQVVPKLPEDKEGNPIPGASPTYGSVQYTQGNWFILKTMGGEFPDPLDKWDQFRSSNKEAVRSSTLGFTPDLSMLSGKMQNIKLVWEKYFPSLMTGSVDVGTELPKFNEELDQAGINEVRVEVQKQLDAWRAAHPS
- a CDS encoding YhgE/Pip domain-containing protein; its protein translation is MALFKQKALWIGLIAVFIVLAVFGVAMMGSVLGAKPKDLPVALVIEDKAVSLPNGKSLDIGAMVQEKLLANKELPIAWHLVSTEAEAKQGLDQEEYYGAFVLPADLSAGIASLMSDNPKPATVRIIANEGMNVQASSAVKQILGQIARGISGEMSQQVLGMVSQNSDVNVIPVGMAKALLAPFQVQENTVHPIGTNNASGNAPGMLTQIMWIGSLVVSIFLMLASQKALAFGGRRFGVLLTQAATGLVFVILTSGFLVWMAKAWYGMSLADASGTWLTLMLGGAAFFLLQSALLSWLGLPAMPVLVLLMFFSLPVINIAPEFLPSATHDWLYEWTPFRFVAGELRHSMYFTDVSVSPSSNITVLWCIAAVSLVVKLASSFRKVKVRTVEVSHTETA
- a CDS encoding TetR/AcrR family transcriptional regulator, which produces MTDKFDRRQAKTKQALRKALMDLIEENGMEGLTVTNISARADVNRGTFYLHYRDVQDMMSQLKTEILEAVNLLMQQVDIYELRKYAAREEPYPGMVHMIEELERHGDFLKIILGPKGDPAFPITLKALITKHIWGKMLSHQAMKELLVPAEYLLAYTTSANFSILTHWIESGMKQTPTEVAHILMRIIYHGPMHALNLD